GCAGACCCATCCCAGGCTGTCGCACATCAATATCGGCGCGGGGGAGGACATCACCATTGGCAAGCTCGCACGGATGATCGCGGAGATCACAGGGTTCGAGGGAAAGATCGTCTTCGATGCCACGAAACCCGATGGCGCGCCACAAAAACGCCTCGAGGTCAGCCGTCTCACCGCGCTGGGCTGGAAGCCCAGGATCGGACTGCGAGAAG
The Gammaproteobacteria bacterium DNA segment above includes these coding regions:
- a CDS encoding GDP-L-fucose synthase (bifunctional GDP-4-dehydro-6-deoxy-D-mannose epimerase/ GDP-4-dehydro-6-L-deoxygalactose reductase;catalyzes the formation of GDP-fucose from GDP-4-dehydro-6-deoxy-D-mannose), which produces QTHPRLSHINIGAGEDITIGKLARMIAEITGFEGKIVFDATKPDGAPQKRLEVSRLTALGWKPRIGLREGLALTFRWYLDHRDRIRRA